A stretch of Coccidioides posadasii str. Silveira chromosome 2, complete sequence DNA encodes these proteins:
- a CDS encoding uncharacterized protein (EggNog:ENOG410PGD4~COG:S), with amino-acid sequence MAGSSNASLSLPAPVENQAVVSLSLLSGGYLHLPGNLFVEGASAEEILVCPSMSWLITHRPTNTKIIFDLGLRRDIQNYTPSVYERLKTVIPVVVKEDTFDSLAKAGIDPATDVDIVMFSHLHYDHIGDPSRFGPKTKFVIGPGAGNLLRGPKSYPDDPHSHFDSRLFPPDQVVELPSPSSTAGASNQFWKPLGPFSAARDYFGDASMFIVDSPGHLTGHINLLLRVQPDKWMYLAGDTAHDVRILEGTHNFAVYPDPYTGRPKCAHADKAAAGAHVGRVRKLKHMGDVEVVLAHDAAWFDENKHRFSVAGP; translated from the coding sequence ATGGCGGGCTCATCGAATGCCAGCTTATCCTTACCAGCCCCGGTAGAAAACCAAGCAGTTGTCTCGCTTTCGCTGCTCTCCGGCGGCTACCTTCACCTCCCAGGAAATCTCTTCGTCGAGGGAGCCAGTGCAGAAGAAATTCTAGTATGCCCTTCCATGTCATGGCTGATAACGCACCGTCCAACAAACACCAAAATAATTTTCGACCTGGGTTTACGAAGGGACATTCAAAACTATACCCCAAGCGTCTATGAACGATTAAAAACCGTTATCCCGGTCGTTGTCAAGGAAGACACATTCGACAGTCTCGCCAAAGCGGGTATCGACCCAGCCACCGACGTTGACATCGTGATGTTCTCCCATCTTCACTACGACCATATCGGTGACCCATCACGGTTCGGGCCTAAAACGAAATTCGTTATCGGCCCTGGGGCAGGAAACCTTCTCCGTGGTCCAAAATCCTATCCCGATGATCCACATTCGCATTTCGATTCGAGACTGTTTCCACCAGATCAGGTTGTTGAATTACCCTCTCCTTCTTCGACGGCGGGTGCAAGTAATCAGTTCTGGAAACCCCTAGGTCCATTCTCCGCGGCTAGGGACTACTTCGGTGACGCGTCCATGTTTATAGTCGACTCTCCAGGCCATCTGACCGGCCACATCAACCTCCTACTTCGCGTTCAACCGGATAAATGGATGTATCTTGCCGGTGATACTGCTCACGATGTCCGCATTCTGGAGGGAACCCATAATTTTGCCGTATATCCCGACCCCTATACCGGACGTCCCAAATGCGCGCATGCAGATAAAGCTGCTGCTGGAGCGCATGTAGGACGGGTAAGGAAGCTCAAGCATATGGGAGATGTAGAAGTGGTTCTCGCCCATGATGCAGCTTGGTTTGACGAAAACAAGCACCGGTTCAGCGTGGCCGGGCCCTGA
- a CDS encoding uncharacterized protein (EggNog:ENOG410Q5J0~COG:E) has product MADRLLKKIPYTFKDPSLLDTRSLIGGKWVEARSGKTFPVFDPEDNKEVCQVTDLDIDDVCAAIDAASEAFKTFKNAPHRERRWLMRRWADLIKENKDDLAAICTLELGKPFTESLVTVKYGTDFLDWFEGEIERVYGETIPAARGNNRIFTIKQPQGVVAAITPWNSPIAMVTRKVGAAIAAGNTVICKPAPETPLCAIAVAKLFERAGGPPGVLNIITSSPETTPAVGAELCSNKLIRHLSFTGSTAIGRYLHTECSKTFKKTSMELGGNAPFIIFEDANIDKAVDGLISSKFRSSGQTCVCANRIFVHSSIISQFASRLHTRLGETFTYGSVWDRNVNFGPLYSPKAFDKLTRQTKDALERGGELIGEDPAKLQAQYGPNFYPPTVVTNANKDMLFMKEETFGPLAFLVPFETEEEAVAMANNVDAGLASYFYTEDISRMYRVSEALESGMVGCRVGLISACEQPFGGIKDSGMGREGGKGALDEYLNIKSVTVGI; this is encoded by the exons ATGGCTGACCGTTTGCTCAAGAAGATTCCCTACACT TTTAAAGATCCCTCCCTTCTCGATACCCGGTCCCTTATCGGAGGAAAATGGGTCGAGGCTAGGAGCGGAAAAACATTCCCAGTCTTTG ACCCCGAGGACAACAAGGAGGTTTGCCAAGTTACCGATCTTGATATCGACGATGTGTGTGCTGCGATCGATGCCGCCTCCGAAGCCTTTAAGACCTTCAAGAACGCTCCCCACCGCGAACGGAGATGGCTCATGCGCCGATGGGCAGACCTGATCAAGGAAAACAAGGATGATCTTGCCGCCATCTGTACATTGGAGCTGGGGAAGCCATTTACGGAATCCCTGGTTACAGTAAAGTACGGCACAGATTTCTTGGACTGGTTTGAGGGCGAAATCGAGCGAGTCTACGGAGAGACAATTCCCGCTGCAAGGGGAAATAATCGaattttcaccatcaagCAACCCCAGGGCGTCGTCGCCGCTATCACGCCATGGAACTCTCCCATTGCTATGGTGACGAGGAAGGTCGGTGCTGCTATTGCTGCCGGTAATACTGTCATTTGCAAGCCAGCTCCCGAGACACCCCTCTGTGCCATTGCAGTTGCGAAGCTCTTTGAACGTGCGGGTGGACCACCGGGCGTGCTGAATATTATTACCAGTAGTCCTGAGACTACTCCCGCTGTCGGAGCGGAATTATGCTCTAATAAACTCATTCGTCACCTTAGCTTTACGGGGTCAACAGCGATTGGTAGATACCTGCACACCGAATGTTCCAAGACCTTTAAGAAAACGAGTATGGAACTTGGAGGCAATGCAcccttcatcatcttcgaGGACGCAAATATCGATAAAGCTGTCGATG GGCTAATATCTTCGAAATTCCGTTCCTCGGGTCAAACTTGTGTTTGCGCAAACAGGATCTTTGTTCATTCCTCTATAATATCCCAATTTGCTTCCCGTCTCCACACACGTCTCGGGGAGACGTTCACCTACGGCTCTGTCTGGGATCGTAACGTTAACTTTGGCCCACTTTATTCCCCGAAGGCCTTCGATAAGCTCACCAGGCAAACCAAAGACGCTCTCGAACGTGGTGGTGAGCTTATCGGCGAGGATCCTGCTAAACTCCAGGCCCAGTATGGTCCGAATTTCTACCCGCCAACCGTTGTCACAAATGCCAATAAAGATATGTTGTTCATGAAGGAAGAGACATTTGGCCCGCTTGCATTTTTAGTTCCTTTTGAAACCGAGGAAGAGGCCGTTGCCATGGCGAATAATGTAGATGCGGGTCTCGCATCATACTTTTATACGGAGGACATCAGCAGGATGTACCGCGTCAGTGAGGCCTTGGAATCCGGTATGGTAGGATGCAGAGTGGGTTTGATTAGTGCATGCGAGCAACCATTCGGGGGAATCAAGGATAGTGGCATGGGAAGAGAAGGAGGAAAGGGTGCGCTGGACGAGTATTTAAATATCAAGAGTGTGACCGTTGGTATTTGA